From Acidicapsa acidisoli, the proteins below share one genomic window:
- a CDS encoding COX15/CtaA family protein: MTIAAISISDRTPPVALRRFAWGVLAYFVATILWGTIVRATGSGAGCGDHWPLCNGTVLQQSPTIQTMIEFTHRVTAALDLIFVLGLLAWTWRKTISGHLARWAAGAAVFFTLTEGLLGALLVKLGLTAQSQSPLRAPMLALHLSNTLLLVAALAMAAHFLARKTGLRWRDVRINHPIGTTVGMISVMIVGVTGSMAALGDTLFPATSFGNSLQQDFSAESSWLLRWRWTHPTVAIMASIFLIWVLIRASRRGGPWDNRSLSALVVALLAVQYLLGALDVWLLAPVWMQVIHLLGADVLWTALVVLTARLTLLPKSARA; this comes from the coding sequence ATGACCATCGCAGCCATCAGCATCTCTGACCGGACGCCTCCGGTCGCTCTGCGCCGCTTCGCCTGGGGCGTTCTCGCATATTTTGTCGCCACCATCCTGTGGGGCACAATCGTCCGCGCCACCGGCTCAGGCGCGGGTTGCGGCGATCACTGGCCGCTTTGCAACGGCACTGTTTTGCAGCAGTCTCCCACCATCCAAACCATGATCGAATTCACCCACCGCGTGACTGCCGCTCTGGACCTGATCTTTGTCCTCGGCCTGCTCGCCTGGACCTGGCGCAAGACGATCTCAGGCCATCTGGCGCGGTGGGCCGCAGGAGCTGCGGTCTTCTTTACGTTGACGGAGGGTTTGCTCGGCGCGCTGCTTGTGAAGCTTGGACTCACGGCACAAAGCCAGTCCCCGCTTCGCGCTCCCATGCTGGCGCTGCATCTCTCGAATACTCTACTGTTGGTCGCTGCCCTCGCCATGGCCGCCCATTTTCTCGCGCGTAAAACCGGCCTTCGCTGGCGCGACGTTCGCATTAACCATCCCATCGGGACTACGGTCGGCATGATCTCGGTGATGATCGTCGGTGTCACCGGATCGATGGCCGCGCTCGGCGACACCTTGTTCCCCGCGACCTCCTTCGGTAACTCGCTCCAACAGGATTTTTCTGCCGAAAGCAGTTGGCTGCTACGCTGGCGCTGGACGCATCCCACGGTGGCAATCATGGCCAGCATCTTTCTCATCTGGGTGCTGATTCGCGCCTCCCGCCGTGGCGGGCCATGGGACAACCGCAGTCTTTCCGCATTGGTTGTCGCTCTGCTTGCCGTGCAGTATCTGCTTGGAGCGCTCGACGTCTGGCTGCTTGCGCCGGTCTGGATGCAGGTAATTCACCTGCTGGGCGCAGACGTGCTCTGGACGGCGCTGGTCGTGCTCACAGCAAGGCTGACGCTGCTGCCAAAGTCTGCAAGGGCTTAG
- a CDS encoding acetate/propionate family kinase, translated as MATLPVLVLNSGSSSIKFSVYEAAGSERRKLFEGEVEDIGANARENRGKFWIKSYAQDANGTKLVDEAPVVPDLDAGFALIAKALKQPPFPPPAAIGHRMVCGGPTVTENQRLTPELIDEMERYTAFAPLHTPVAIYIMRQVLREFPDVPNFVCLDSYFHRNLRPVARQLPIPEAYSAMGIRRFGAHGLSCESIVAHLQPYVPARLIVAHLGNGASISAILDGQSIDTSMGLTPTGGIISGSRTGDIDPGVLLYILRDLAGRATSTVDAANQLEKIVNKQSGLLGVSKLTNDMRSLRRAIAEGNADARLAVDEFTYSIRKFIGSYVAVLGGLDMLVFTGGIGENDSATRAEICAGLEPLGILLDPTLNQARGEAKISASGSSATVLVIPPAEDLMIVNHVCRLLKEQLETQQ; from the coding sequence CAGCAGGAAGCGAGCGCCGGAAGCTCTTCGAAGGCGAAGTTGAAGATATCGGAGCAAACGCGCGAGAGAATCGCGGCAAGTTCTGGATCAAGTCGTACGCTCAGGATGCCAACGGCACAAAGCTGGTGGATGAAGCGCCGGTCGTGCCTGACCTGGATGCTGGCTTTGCGCTCATAGCGAAGGCGCTCAAGCAACCGCCGTTCCCGCCTCCGGCAGCGATCGGGCATCGCATGGTCTGCGGCGGCCCGACAGTCACTGAAAATCAACGCCTCACTCCGGAACTGATTGACGAAATGGAGCGGTACACAGCCTTTGCGCCGCTGCATACGCCGGTCGCAATCTACATCATGCGGCAGGTCCTGCGCGAATTTCCCGATGTCCCCAACTTCGTCTGTCTCGACAGCTATTTTCATCGCAATCTGCGGCCAGTCGCGCGCCAGTTGCCGATTCCGGAGGCATACAGCGCGATGGGCATTCGCCGCTTTGGCGCGCACGGACTATCGTGTGAGTCCATCGTGGCCCACTTACAACCATATGTCCCCGCACGCCTGATCGTCGCGCATCTCGGCAACGGCGCTTCGATCTCCGCCATTCTCGATGGGCAGAGCATTGATACCTCCATGGGGCTCACGCCCACCGGCGGAATCATCTCCGGCTCCCGCACAGGCGACATCGATCCCGGCGTCCTCCTCTACATTCTGCGCGACCTTGCCGGTAGGGCTACAAGCACCGTCGACGCCGCGAATCAGTTGGAAAAGATCGTTAACAAGCAATCGGGCCTGCTCGGCGTAAGCAAACTTACAAACGATATGCGTTCACTGCGCCGGGCTATCGCCGAGGGCAACGCCGATGCCCGTCTTGCAGTCGATGAGTTCACCTACAGCATTCGCAAGTTCATCGGCAGCTACGTCGCCGTTCTCGGTGGCCTAGATATGCTCGTTTTCACTGGTGGCATCGGCGAGAATGATTCCGCCACACGGGCCGAGATATGTGCGGGACTTGAACCGCTTGGCATTCTGCTCGATCCGACGTTGAACCAGGCTCGCGGAGAAGCCAAAATCTCCGCCAGCGGTTCATCGGCGACCGTGCTGGTAATCCCTCCGGCAGAAGATCTGATGATCGTCAATCACGTCTGCCGGCTCTTGAAAGAACAGCTGGAGACGCAGCAATAA